A window of the Serinus canaria isolate serCan28SL12 chromosome 27, serCan2020, whole genome shotgun sequence genome harbors these coding sequences:
- the SLC4A1 gene encoding band 3 anion transport protein, producing MEGPGQEAYEEGMRRSLDPEGYEDPGLKSSHLSLGEMSRAGAGIGSPLQAWRARAEEMNPLRQYLPGRRGFYDLDGKRRSAGAPPGHPSRGEGQPVSVNDVDLEAAGSRRLLSQPDSHEGYVELHELVLDNAKDLCWMEAGHWFKLEEDFQESGDWSQPHLSFLTYHSLLEIRRALNKGAILLNMEANSLPAIVHILLDQLIYEGQMKPQDRDDVMRTLLLRHSHPTEDESVWTMPPALVQRSGTGRADVERPLLREQRPMEMSRMAGKEQSGVPKPQLLETIPEGAEATLVLVGCAAFLEQPMLAFVRLKDAVTLDGVLDVSIPVRFLVVVLGPDTPQISYHEIGRAIATMMSERVFRRDAYLAEGRQELLRGVEDFLDASIVLPPTEAPNEQLLRALVPLQQELLRRRYQPLERLHIGDFLKDLGPDKAEEDDDPLRRTGRPFGGLVRDIRRRYPKYLSDIKDALNPQCLAAVIFIYFAALSPAITFGGLLGEKTKGMMGVSELLISTCVQCVLFSLLSAQPLLVVGFSGPLLVFEEAFYSFCSSNGLEYIVGRVWIGFWLILLVLVVVACEGSFLVRYLSRYTQEIFSFLISLIFIFETFSKLVTIFKHHPLKREYNVQAEFQPGVPEPNTALLSLVLMAGTFFLAFFLRMFKNSSFLPGKVRRLIGDFGVPISIFIMALADFFISDTYTQKLSVPKGLQVTNSSARGWFIHPMGSSASPFPIWMMFASVIPALLVFILIFLETQITTLIVSKPERKLVKGTGFHLDLLLIVAMGGLAALFGMPWLSATTVRTITHANALTIMSKTSAPGEKSQILEVKEQRISGLLVAVLIGVSILMEPILKYIPLAVLFGIFLYMGVTSLFGIQLFDRILLLLKPPKYHPDEPYVTRVKTWRMHLFTFTQIIFLVVLWVVKSTPASLALPFVLILTVPLRRFLLPRIFRDIELKCLDADDAVVTFDEAEGTDVYNEVQMPS from the exons ATGGAGGGGCCTGGCCAG GAGGCCTACGAggaggggatgaggaggagcCTGGACCCCGAAGGCTACGAGGACCCCGGCCTAAAGAGCTCCCACCTGTCACTGGGCGAGATGAGCA GGGCCGGCGCTGGCATCGGGTCCCCCCTGCAGGCGTGGAGGGCCAGGGCCGAGGAGATGAATCCCCTGCG CCAGTATCTGCCCGGCCGCCGGGGATTTTATGACCTGGACGGGAAGAGGCGCTCGGCCGGGGCCCCCCCGGGACACCCCAGCCGTGGCGAAGGGCAGC CTGTGTCAGTGAACGATGTGgacctggaggcagcagggagcaggaggctccTGTCCCAGCCGGACAGCCATGAG ggatATGTGGAGCTGCATGAGCTGGTCCTGGACAATGCAAAGGACTTGTGCTGGATGGAGGCTGGCCACTGGTTCAAGCTGGAGGAGGACTTCCAGGAATCAGGGGACTGGAGCCAGCCCCATCTCTCCTTCCTGACCTACCACAGCCTCCTGGAGATCCGCCGGGCTCTGAACAAAG gtgCCATTCTCCTCAACATGGAGGCCAACTCGCTGCCGGCCATCGTCCACATCCTCCTGGACCAGCTGATCTATGAGGGGCAGATGaagccccaggacagggatgatGTCATGAGGACGCTGCTCCTGCGCCACAG CCACCCCACTGAGGACGAGTCGGTGTGGACGATGCCGCCGGCGCTGGTGCAGCGCTCGGGCACCGGCCGGGCCGACGTGGAGCGGCCACTCCTGCGGGAGCAGCGGCCCATGGAGATGAGCAggatggcagggaaggagcag AGCGGGGTCCCCAAACCCCAACTCCTGGAGACGATCCCAGAGGGTGCCGAGGCCACCCTGGTCCTTGTGG gctgtgcagcctTCCTGGAGCAGCCAATGCTGGCCTTTGTGCGCCTGAAGGACGCGGTGACACTGGACGGTGTCCTCGACGTGTCCATCCCCGTCCGCTTCCTCGTCGTGGTCCTGGGGCCCGACACCCCCCAGATCAGCTACCACGAGATCGGCCGTGCCATCGCCACCATGATGTCCGAGAGG GTGTTTCGCCGGGACGCCTACCTGGCCGAGGGGCGGCAGGAGCTGCTGCGGGGCGTGGAGGATTTCCTGGATGCCAGCATTGTCCTGCCGCCCACCGAGGCCCCCAACGAGCAGCTGCTCCGCGCCCTGGTGCcgctgcagcaggagctgctccgACGGCGCTACCAACCCCTGGAGAGGCTGCACATCGGGGACTTCCTAAAGGATCTGG GGCCGGACAAGGCTGAGGAGGATGACGACCCCCTGCGCAGGACGGGGCGGCCGTTTGGGGGGCTGGTGCGGGACATCCGCCGCCGGTACCCCAAATACCTCAGCGACATCAAGGACGCCCTGAACCCCCAGTGCCTGGCCGCCGTCATCTTCATCTACTTCGCGGCTCTGTCACCCGCCATCACCTTCGGGGGCTTGCTGG GTGAGAAGACCAAGGGGATGATGGGGGTGTCGGAGCTGCTCATCTCCACCTGTGTGCAGTGCGTGCTCTTCAGCCTCCTCAGCGCCCAGCCCCTCCTCGTCGTCGGCTTCTCGGGACCCCTCCTGGTCTTTGAGGAAGCCTTTTACTCG TTCTGCAGCAGCAATGGCCTGGAATACATCGTGGGACGAGTCTGGATTGGCTTCTGGCTGatcctgctggtgctggtggtggtggccTGCGAGGGCAGCTTCCTGGTGCGCTACCTGTCCCGCTACACCCAGGAGatcttctccttcctcatctCCCTCATCTTCATCTTCGAGACCTTCTCCAAGCTGGTCACG ATTTTCAAGCATCACCCACTGAAGAGGGAGTACAACGTGCAGGCTGAGTTCCAGCCTGGTGTGCCGGAGCCCAACACggcactgctgtccctggtgctcATGGCTGGCACCTTCTTCCTGGCCTTCTTCCTCCGCATGTTCAAGaacagctccttcctgcctggcaAG GTGCGGCGCCTGATCGGGGACTTTGGGGTGCCCATTTCCATCTTCATCATGGCACTGGCTGACTTCTTCATCAGCGACACCTACACCCAG AAACTCAGCGTTCCCAAAGGGCTGCAGGTCACCAACTCGAGTGCCCGGGGCTGGTTCATCCACCCCATGGGTTCATCCGCTTCCCCGTTCCCCATCTGGATGATGTTTGCCTCCGTGATTCCTGCCCTTCTGGTCttcatcctcatcttcctcGAGACACAGATCACCAC cctcATCGTCAGCAAGCCTGAGAGGAAACTGGTGAAGGGCACTGGCTTCCACCTGGACCTGCTGCTGATTGTGGCCATGGGGGGGCTGGCAGCCCTTTTTGGGATGCCCTGGCTCAGTGCCACCACCGTCCGCACCATCACCCACGCCAACGCCCTCACCATCATGAGCAAGacctctgctccaggagagaaATCCCAGATCCTGGAGGTCAAGGAGCAGCGCATCAGTGGCCTGTTGGTGGCTGTGCTCATTG GTGTCTCCATCCTGATGGAGCCCATCCTGAAGTACATCCCCCTGGCCGTGCTTTTTGGCATCTTCCTCTACATGGGGGTCACCTCCCTCTTTGGCATCCAGCTCTTCGACcgcatcctgctcctgctgaagcCCCCCAAGTACCACCCTGATGAGCCCTACGTCACCCGG GTGAAGACTTGGAGGATGCACCTCTTCACCTTCACCCAGATCATCTTCCTGGTGGTGCTGTGGGTGGTGAAGTCCACGCCGGCCTCGCTGGCTCTGCCCTTTGTCCTCATCCTCACCGTGCCCCTGCGGCGcttcctgctccccaggatCTTCCGGGACATCGAGCTCAAATGT ctggacgCAGATGACGCCGTGGTGACCTTTGATGAGGCAGAGGGGACAGATGTGTACAACGAGGTGCAGATGCCCAGCTAA
- the RUNDC3A gene encoding RUN domain-containing protein 3A isoform X2, which translates to MEASWVPAAMALGLSSKKASSRNIAVERKNLITVCRFSVKTLLEKYTADPIDDSSEEFVNFAAILEQILSHRFKGPVSWFSSDGQRGFWDYIRLACSKVPNNCVSSIENMENISTSRAKGRAWIRVALMEKRMSEYISTALRDTRTTRRFYDDGAIMLREESTVLTGMLIGLSAIDFSFCLKGEVMDGKTPVVIDYTPYLKFTQSYDYLSEEEERGSVESSTSEDSSPEHPYLPLVTDEDSWYNKWRKMEQKFRIVYAQKGYLEELVRLRESQLKDLEAENKRLKLRLEEVMVQNQLEKRELEGVILELQEQLTGLIPCENPQLAQLSKEMVTPLVNQWPSLGTLNGNESGSDSKLYRREGPHALHAGALRLPGLPAQLQIPGQPQVQRVPGERQHGSQPDPQPQLRPPAPAPPPGPA; encoded by the exons ATGGAAGCGAGCTGGGTGCCGGCTGCCATGGCTCTGGGGCTCTCCTCCAAGAAAGCTTCCTCCAGGAATATCGCCGTGGAGAGGAAAAACCTCATCACCGTCTGCAG GTTCTCGGTGAAGACCCTTCTGGAGAAGTACACGGCGGATCCCATCGACGACTCCTCCGAGGAGTTCGTTAACTTCGCTGCCATCCTCGAGCAGATCCTCAGCCACCGCTTCAAAG GCCCTGTCAGCTGGTTCAGCTCTGATGGACAGCGTGGGTTTTGGGATTACATCCGCCTGGCCTGCAGCAAGGTCCCCAACAACTGCGTCAGCAGCATCGAGAACATGGAGAACATCAGCACCTCCAGGGCCAAG ggcCGGGCCTGGATCCGCGTGGCGCTGATGGAGAAGCGAATGTCCGAGTACATCTCCACGGCCCTGCGGGACACTCGCACCACCAG GCGGTTCTACGATGACGGGGCCATCATGCTGCGGGAGGAGTCCACGGTGCTCACGGGGATGCTCATCGGGCTCAGCGCCATCGACTTCAG CTTCTGCCTGAAGGGAGAGGTGATGGACGGTAAAACGCCCGTGGTCATTGACTACACGCCCTACCTGAAGTTCACGCAGAG CTATGACTACCTGAGTGAGGAGGAAGAGCGGGGCAGCGTGGAGAGCAGCACGAGCGAGGACAGCTCACCTGAGCACCCCTACCTGCCCCTGGTCACCGACGAGGACAGCTGGTACAACAAGTGGCGCAAGATGGAGCAGAAATTCCGCATTGTTTATGCCCAAAAG GGGTacctggaggagctggtgaGGCTGAGGGAGTCGCAGCTGAAGGACCTGGAGGCGGAGAACAAGCGGCTGAAGCTGCGGCTGGAGGAGGTGATGGTGCAGAACCAGCTGGAgaagagggagctggagggcgtcatcctggagctgcaggagcagct GACGGGGCTGATCCCCTGCGAGAACCCCCAGCTGGCCCAGCTCTCCAAGGAGATGGTGACACCCCTGGTCAACCAGTGGCCCTCCCTGGGGACCCTCAATGGCAACGAGAGCGGCTCGGACAGCAAACTCTACAGAAG GGAAGGACCCCACGCCCTCCATGCTGGGGCTCTGCGGCTCCCTggcctccctgcccagctgcaaaTCCCTGGCCAGCCTCAAGTCCAACGAGTGCCTGGTGAGCGACAGCACGGAAGCCAGCCCGACCCGCAGCCCCAGCTGAGACCCCCggcccccgcgccgccccccggccccgcgtGA
- the RUNDC3A gene encoding RUN domain-containing protein 3A isoform X1: MEASWVPAAMALGLSSKKASSRNIAVERKNLITVCRFSVKTLLEKYTADPIDDSSEEFVNFAAILEQILSHRFKGPVSWFSSDGQRGFWDYIRLACSKVPNNCVSSIENMENISTSRAKGRAWIRVALMEKRMSEYISTALRDTRTTRRFYDDGAIMLREESTVLTGMLIGLSAIDFSFCLKGEVMDGKTPVVIDYTPYLKFTQSYDYLSEEEERGSVESSTSEDSSPEHPYLPLVTDEDSWYNKWRKMEQKFRIVYAQKGYLEELVRLRESQLKDLEAENKRLKLRLEEVMVQNQLEKRELEGVILELQEQLTGLIPCENPQLAQLSKEMVTPLVNQWPSLGTLNGNESGSDSKLYRRHSFVSTDQLSAENSLSSDSQRLGEGKREGEPWGPLGKDPTPSMLGLCGSLASLPSCKSLASLKSNECLVSDSTEASPTRSPS; encoded by the exons ATGGAAGCGAGCTGGGTGCCGGCTGCCATGGCTCTGGGGCTCTCCTCCAAGAAAGCTTCCTCCAGGAATATCGCCGTGGAGAGGAAAAACCTCATCACCGTCTGCAG GTTCTCGGTGAAGACCCTTCTGGAGAAGTACACGGCGGATCCCATCGACGACTCCTCCGAGGAGTTCGTTAACTTCGCTGCCATCCTCGAGCAGATCCTCAGCCACCGCTTCAAAG GCCCTGTCAGCTGGTTCAGCTCTGATGGACAGCGTGGGTTTTGGGATTACATCCGCCTGGCCTGCAGCAAGGTCCCCAACAACTGCGTCAGCAGCATCGAGAACATGGAGAACATCAGCACCTCCAGGGCCAAG ggcCGGGCCTGGATCCGCGTGGCGCTGATGGAGAAGCGAATGTCCGAGTACATCTCCACGGCCCTGCGGGACACTCGCACCACCAG GCGGTTCTACGATGACGGGGCCATCATGCTGCGGGAGGAGTCCACGGTGCTCACGGGGATGCTCATCGGGCTCAGCGCCATCGACTTCAG CTTCTGCCTGAAGGGAGAGGTGATGGACGGTAAAACGCCCGTGGTCATTGACTACACGCCCTACCTGAAGTTCACGCAGAG CTATGACTACCTGAGTGAGGAGGAAGAGCGGGGCAGCGTGGAGAGCAGCACGAGCGAGGACAGCTCACCTGAGCACCCCTACCTGCCCCTGGTCACCGACGAGGACAGCTGGTACAACAAGTGGCGCAAGATGGAGCAGAAATTCCGCATTGTTTATGCCCAAAAG GGGTacctggaggagctggtgaGGCTGAGGGAGTCGCAGCTGAAGGACCTGGAGGCGGAGAACAAGCGGCTGAAGCTGCGGCTGGAGGAGGTGATGGTGCAGAACCAGCTGGAgaagagggagctggagggcgtcatcctggagctgcaggagcagct GACGGGGCTGATCCCCTGCGAGAACCCCCAGCTGGCCCAGCTCTCCAAGGAGATGGTGACACCCCTGGTCAACCAGTGGCCCTCCCTGGGGACCCTCAATGGCAACGAGAGCGGCTCGGACAGCAAACTCTACAGAAG gcacagctttgTGAGCACCGACCAGCTCTCGGCCGAGAACAGCCTCAGCTCCGACTCCCAGCGCCTGGGCGAGGGCAAGCGCGAAGGGGAGCCCTGGGGGCCCTTGG GGAAGGACCCCACGCCCTCCATGCTGGGGCTCTGCGGCTCCCTggcctccctgcccagctgcaaaTCCCTGGCCAGCCTCAAGTCCAACGAGTGCCTGGTGAGCGACAGCACGGAAGCCAGCCCGACCCGCAGCCCCAGCTGA